A portion of the Choristoneura fumiferana chromosome 20, NRCan_CFum_1, whole genome shotgun sequence genome contains these proteins:
- the LOC141439352 gene encoding uncharacterized protein, giving the protein MAQSGAAVVKTTQGQPPQRQPPQDQSQQEQPQIDPQAPAAQPAVEVMALTVSSRIPDFWTDQPRIWFIRAEAVLTPQRAGDDAKFDMVVSKLPKEIILRLTDLLTNPPANNKYETLKNKLLNMLEDSKNRQIEKLLGEMDLGDQKPSQLLQQMRNLAKDNFPEDTLRILWQNRLPTTVRAVLIASREASLETLANIADDVAEATRTRHVSEVATYGTTLQKKDASEPRTHDASALILAEIAKLNVRMNDMERERGRSYQRRYDKARGSRSASRMRNDILIASDTEAQHKEHLSVIGIMGWGQSKDEEKESHNTVAIAQVKNFSGQVESKLNYVGIALIVICAVLTVLLLYIIRRKCKDYTQSWVRRAMEKASPPLAAVRVIPESLQQQAVPVNAQQVVY; this is encoded by the exons ATGGCGCAAAGTGGAGCCGCAGTTGTAAAAACAACACAAGGACAGCCACCTCAGAGACAGCCACCTCAAGACCAGTCGCAACAAGAGCAACCACAGATAGACCCTCAAGCACCTGCAGCACAACCGGCAGTGGAAGTCATGGCGCTGACAGTGTCAAGCCGCATTCCAGATTTTTGGACAGATCAACCAAGGATCTGGTTCATACGCGCGGAGGCCGTACTAACACCACAGCGGGCAGGCGACGACGCAAAATTCGACATGGTAGTGTCCAAGCTGCCTAAAGAAATCATATTGAGGTTGACTGATTTGTTGACCAATCCGCCAGCGAACAACAAGTATGAGACCCTGAAAAACAAGCTATTAAATATGCTGGAGGACTCAAAGAACAGACAAATCGAGAAACTGCTGGGGGAAATGGATTTAGGTGACCAAAAACCCTCCCAATTACTCCAGCAGATGAGGAATTTGGCCAAAGACAATTTCCCCGAAGACACATTGAGAATTTTGTGGCAGAACCGGTTGCCGACAACAGTACGGGCAGTTCTAATAGCATCAAGGGAAGCAAGCTTGGAGACCCTGGCCAACATAGCAGATGATGTGGCCGAGGCCACAAGAACCCGGCACGTGTCCGAGGTAGCGACGTACGGTACTACTCTACAAAAAAAAGACGCATCGGAGCCAAGGACGCACGATGCCTCAGCGCTTATACTGGCAGAAATAGCCAAACTCAATGTGAGAATGAACGACATGGAACGTGAACGAGGGAGATCTTATCAGCGACGTTATGATAAGGCGCGCGGATCTCGGTCCGCATCCAGGATGCGCA ACGATATCCTTATCGCTAGCGACACAGAAGCGCAGCATAAGGAACATCTAAG TGTAATTGGCATTATGGGCTGGGGGCAAAGCAAGGACGAAGAAAAAGAGTCCCATAACACGGTCGCTATCGCCCAAGTGAAGAATTTTTCGGGGCAAGTTGAATCTAAACTTAATTATGTGGGAATAGCTCTCATAGTGATATGTGCCGTATTGACCGTGCTTTTATTGTACATCATACGACGCAAGTGTAAAGATTACACCCAGTCCTGGGTGCGGCGAGCCATGGAGAAGGCGTCACCGCCTCTAGCTGCAGTCAGGGTTATCCCGGAAAGCCTGCAGCAGCAGGCCGTCCCAGTAAATGCCCAACAAGTTGTGTATTAG